A genome region from Mastacembelus armatus chromosome 8, fMasArm1.2, whole genome shotgun sequence includes the following:
- the svilc gene encoding supervillin isoform X5 has protein sequence MENPVLEPRSERIARYKAERRRELAERYGNMEELPSKWVRREGKDMHDPATQAHRGALNSDGPSARVNGRTQGVTNGLEADTPAESSHRRSCPDVGQAVSPLDLAVKPGSDGVCRRTRRYLPGGSGGSRKTGERFRTQPITVSEMEQSSRLDAEEEENSKADVKIDDRARMSVAAKMSLFKELEKSAAPEASAFLKPRSGSVCHERRVRRGNDPRFLTQPITCEEMVAISTPKPVPPVESQTAQAESVEDGDESCKLSMSEKLALFNKLSLPEKQSGGHGDGPPERRRQKGARYRTQPITVEEVGLLQKGPVQLPALGLSSHLSDRQQASSVNLKPSEVRLSQPKPHTSPGPRENSPTKQGLQCSDSEPGLKGILKKSHSEWSRAEGSQMDVSCNPEPNGGGCGDAAVHVVVEGSKRQEILPPPRRVRREASAADGGSVPVAPWRQRARNRRETIACAPTRVLSEQDTPLEERPCQTKPKEQEVLSTEHSSDTIVRVQQDEQERIRQISEEATARGHVQETTNGKISKKETETLHTESVNAQCWEPVFASVYSSSTPQYIMCFNQTNLSFEAQEVSSPTKNQIQPQWRQKEKGVEDEPLQMDKAEEMNAQQERKEQGDGRTAKRSLGSDVESSCNKRHSTETEAYTHEGISMQPVMELEAPEDSPHSVPLQEVKREPPVDETKTSDGGFYSDQPPPSSCVPLPNENVAATEIEQDLAVLCRTNAPILTSAVAEHRRSVRPSRRTQGSRNPLRALAAREDIRQDYMGERVNTSAEERIQVEKKSKNSSVAHSHPARSKHIISSLDSATPYPPFSSLMLIHIKGRRHVQVRLVEPAVRSLNSGDCFLLVTPEHCILWSGEFANEQEKTKASELASFIQSQKDLSCEASQVIHLEEGVNSDSSLAADFWKLLGGRTQYRGAGAPEEDELYEHGVVESNCVYRLVGDRLVPHEKAWASIPSISVLGSTEALVFDFGSEVYLWHGQDVSSSRRNVALQLTHQVWVGAFDYSNCRVNPLDPTQCNPSIQQRGEGRPSWALFGILSEHNETALFREKFLDWTDGSGGTKEAVLVKDETQSISVPSSQPVSSSDLLNPYDAKALVSGQLLEGDGLVHNVLGGVDVQRGHGVIMLEEGRQMELKTVAVDTWHVQEFDDSEIPLQSTGQLHEGDSYVIRWTYSLNTADEKNQSYNSSPGQIENTVFFLWRGRNSSVSGRDTAAFLSIGMSNHEESQVVVPQGSEPPCFLHLFQGGFIIHKGKREASSNAEWRLFSVRGELPEEGSLLEVDCSCAGLRSRGSVVLLNSQQGVLYLWTGCKAHSSSREVGKRAVECLTKMCPSELGLSKNSSVKVQMVEEGSEPADFWAALGQMDRKAYDCMLQDPGKYNFTPRLFHLGACSGSFQAKELQNPSRVPGLVMAMPFVQETLYSVPPPALFLIDNHLEVYLWQRGQPEQTESSASACSQWHNEQRCAMQTVLQYCKEKNPRRQPQAYLIFEGSEPLTFTNIFPHWDKSLGPHTQAQGDPGLVKLTLVQDALAELMKTQYPVDELLHSPLPDGVDPRHLEVYLSDQDFQTLLEMRRDEYASLPSWKQTELKKSKGLLL, from the exons ATGGAAAACCCAGTCCTTGAGCCCAGATCAGAGCGGATCGCCCGCTATAAGGCTGAGAGGAGGCGAGAACTGGCCGAGCGTTATGGCAACATGGAGGAGCTTCCTTCCAAGTGggtgaggagggaggggaaagATATGCATGACCCAGCGACCCAAGCCCACAGAGGGGCGTTGAACTCCGATGGGCCAAGTGCAAGAGTTAACGGCAGGACACAAGGGGTTACTAATGGCTTAGAGGCAGATACTCCTGCAGAGTCCAGCCACCGGAGGAG CTGCCCTGATGTTGGTCAAGCCGTGTCCCCTCTGGACCTGGCTGTGAAGCCAGGGTCTGATGGGGTCTGTCGACGCACCCGGCGTTACCTCCCGGGTGGGTCAGGTGGCAGTCGCAAGACCGGTGAACGGTTCAGGACGCAGCCCATCACGGTCAGTGAGatggagcagagcagcag actggatgcagaggaagaggagaacagTAAAG ctgatgtgAAAATAGATGACAGAGCCAGAATGAGTGTGGCAGCCAAGATGTCTTTGTTTAAA GAGCTGGAGAAGTCTGCAGCCCCTGAGGCTTCGGCCTTTCTGAAGCCTCGCTCAGGCAGCGTTTGTCATGAACGCAGGGTGCGACGTGGTAACGACCCTCGCTTTCTTACTCAGCCAATCACCTGTGAAGAAATGGTGGCAATCAG TACCCCCAAACCAGTCCCACCAGTGGAGTCTCAGACTGCACAGGCTGAGTCAGTGGAAGATGGTGATGAGAGCTGCAAGCTTAGTATGAGTGAGAAGTTGGCCCTCTTCAACAAGCTGTCTCTACCTGAGAAGCAGAGTGGTGGCCATGGTGATGGACCCCCAGAGAGGCGCAGGCAGAAAGGAGCTCGGTACCGCACACAGCCCATCACTGTGGAAGAGGTTGGCTTG CTGCAGAAAGGCCCTGTACAGCTTCCTGCCCTTGGTTTGTCTTCTCATCTATCTGACAGACAGCAGGCCTCGTCTGTCAATCTGAAGCCCAGTGAGGTGCGTCTTTCACAACCAAAACCCCACACCAGTCCTGGGCCCAGGGAGAACAGTCCTACCAAGCAGGGTCTGCAGTGCTCTGACTCTGAACCAGGCTTAAAAGGAATCCTAAAGAAGAGCCACTCCGAGTGGAGCAGAGCAGAAGGCAGTCAGATGGACGTATCGTGCAACCCTGAGCCGAATGGTGGAGGGTGTGGAGATGCAGCTGTACATGTGGTGGTGGAGGGATCAAAGAGGCAGGAAATTCTTCCACCACCACGGAGAGTGAGACGTGAGGCTTCAGCTGCAGATGGAGGCTCCGTGCCTGTTGCTCCCTGGAGGCAAAGGGCTCGAAACAGAAGGGAAACTATTGCCTGTGCACCAACAAGAGTCTTGTCAGAGCAGGACACTCCTCTGGAGGAGAGGCCCTGTCAGACCAAGCCGAAGGAGCAGGAGGTCTTGTCTACGGAGCACAGCTCAGATACTATTGTGAGAGTTCA GCAGGATGAGCAGGAGAGAATAAGGCAGATCAGTGAAGAAGCCACAGCCAGAGGACATGTTCAGGAAACAACCAATGGCAAAATTAGCAAG aaagagacagaaacacttcaTACTGAGAGTGTCAATGCTCAGTGCTGG gAGCCCGTCTTTGCCTCTGTCTATTCTAGTAGTACACCCCAGTATATCATGTGTTTCAATCAG ACAAATCTGTCCTTTGAGGCTCAAGAAGTTTCATCCCCCACCAAGAACCAGATTCAGCCTCAGTGGAGACAGAAG GAAAAGGGAGTTGAGGACGAGCCGCTTCAGATGGATAAAGCCGAGGAAATGAATGCACAGCAGGAAAGAAAGGAGCAGGGTGATGGACGTACAGCTAAGAGAA GTCTTGGATCAGACGTTGAATCTTCTTGTAACAAGAGACACTCCACTGAAACTGAAGCATACACACATGAAG GAATCTCCATGCAGCCTGTGATGGAGCTTGAAG CTCCAGAGGACTCTCCTCACTCGGTGCCTCTGCAAGAGGTGAAGAGGGAGCCACCTGTTGATGAAACAAAGACGTCTGACGGAGGTTTCTACAGTGATCAACCACCTCCCTCTTCCTGTGTCCCCTTACCCAATGAAAATGTTGCTGCCACGGAGATCGAGCAGGACCTGGCTGTCCTCTGCCGGACCAACGCACCCAT ACTGACCTCAGCAGTAGCAGAACACAGGCGGTCTGTGCGTCCCTCCCGTCGGACTCAGGGCTCCAGAAACCCTTTGAGGGCTCTTGCCGCCAGGGAGGACATCAGGCAGGACTACATGGGAGAGAGAGTCAATACCAGTGCTGAAGAGAGGATCCAAGTAGAGAAga AGTCTAAGAACTCCTCTGTGGCACATTCCCATCCGGCCAGATCAAAACACATAATCTCTTCCTTAGATTCTGCAACACCTTATCCTCCCTTCAGCAGCCTGATGCTCATTCACATCAAAG GTAGGCGGCATGTGCAGGTGCGTCTGGTGGAGCCTGCAGTGCGGTCGCTAAACAGTGGAGACTGCTTCCTGCTGGTGACTCCAGAGCATTGCATCCTGTGGAGCGGAGAGTTTGCCAATGAACAAGAGAAAACTAAG GCATCTGAGCTGGCATCGTTCATCCAGAGCCAGAAGGATCTCAGCTGTGAGGCCTCCCAGGTCATCCATCTGGAGGAAGGGGTGAACTCTGACAGCAGCCTGGCTGCAGACTTCTGGAAACTTCTAGGGGGAAGGACACAATACAGAG GGGCTGGTGCTCCAGAGGAGGATGAGCTTTATGAGCACGGTGTGGTGGAGTCCAATTGCGTGTACAGGCTGGTGGGGGACAGACTGGTGCCCCATGAAAAAGCCTGGGCCTCCATTCCCTCCATTTCTGTGCTGGGCTCTACTGAG GCCCTGGTGTTTGATTTTGGCAGTGAGGTGTACTTGTGGCATGGGCAGGATGTTTCCTCCAGCAGGAGAAACGTTGCTCTCCAGCTGACTCACCAGGTGTGGGTCGGAGCTTTTGACTACAGCAACTGTCGAGTCAACCCACTGGATCCCACACAATGTAACCCCAGCATACAACA GAGGGGAGAGGGTCGTCCCAGCTGGGCGTTGTTCGGCATCCTGTCGGAGCACAACGAGACGGCTCTGTTCAGAGAGAAGTTTCTGGACTGGACAGATGGGAGTGGAGGAACGAAGGAAGCTGTCCTGGTGAAAGATGAGACACAG TCCATCTCAGTTCCATCATCACAGCCTGTGTCGTCATCAGATCTTTTGAATCCCTATGATGCCAAGGCTCTTGTGTCAGGCCAGTTACTGGAAGGAGACGGTTTGGTCCATAATGTGCTGGGAGGGGTCGATGTCCAGAGGGGGCACGGAGTCATTATGCTGGAAGAAGGACGTCAGATGGAGCTGAAAACAGTCGCTGTGGACACCTGGCATGTCCAGGAATTTGATGACAGTGAAATTCCTTTGCAGAGCACCGGACAGCTTCATGAGGGAGACTCGTATGTCATCCGCTGGACATACAGCCTCAACACAGCTG ATGAAAAAAACCAATCCTACAACAGTAGTCCTGgacaaatagaaaacacagtgtTCTTCTTGTGGCGTGGGCGTAACTCCAGTGTCAGCGGACGTgacactgctgcttttctttcgATCGGGATGAGCAACCATGAAGAATCGCAG GTGGTTGTGCCTCAGGGAAGTGAACCTCCCTGTTTCCTTCATCTTTTCCAGGGAGGCTTCATCATTCATAAGGGAAAGCGAGAGGCCTCCAGTAATGCAG AGTGGCGTCTGTTCAGTGTGCGAGGTGAGCTCCCAGAGGAGGGATCTCTGTTGGAGGTGGATTGCTCCTGTGCAGGGCTGCGCTCCAGGGGCTCTGTTGTCCTGCTGAACAGCCAGCAGGGGGTGTTGTACCTATGGACTGGTTGTAAAGCTCACAGCAGCTCCAGAGAGGTCGGCAAGAGGGCAGTAGAATGTCTCACAAAAAT gtGTCCATCAGAGTTGGGTCTCAGCAAAAACAGCTCTGTGAAGGTCCAGATGGTAGAGGAAGGTTCAGAGCCCGCAGACTTCTGGGCAGCACTGGGACAGATGGACCGGAAGGCTTACGACTGCATGCTGCAAG ATCCAGGAAAGTACAACTTCACACCTCGTCTCTTTCATCTGGGTGCCTGCTCTGGAAGCTTTCAGGCCAAAGAGCTGCAGAATCCAAGTCGGGTGCCTGGGCTTGTGATGGCAATGCCCTTTGTACAGGAGACCCTGTACTCTGTACCACCGCCAG CCTTGTTTCTGATTGACAACCATCTAGAGGTTTACCTGTGGCAGAGGGGCCAGCCTGAGCAGACGGAGAGCTCGGCTTCAGCCTGCAGCCAATGGCACAATGAGCAGAGGTGTGCCATGCAGACGGTGCTGCAGTACTGCAAAG AGAAGAACCCAAGAAGGCAACCACAGGCCTACCTTATTTTTGAGGGGTCTGAACCTCTCACCTTCACTAATATCTTCCCCCATTGGGATAAAAGCCTGGGACcccacacacaggcacag GGTGATCCAGGCCTGGTTAAGCTGACCTTGGTGCAGGACGCCCTGGCCGAGCTCATGAAGACCCAGTACCCTGTGGATGAACTGTTACATAGTCCTCTACCTGATGGAGTGGACCCCAGGCACCTGGAGGTGTACCTGTCTGACCAGGACTTTCAG ACACTCTTGGAAATGAGGAGAGATGAATATGCCTCCCTACCAAGCTGGAAGCAGACTGAACTGAAGAAAAGCAAAGGGCTGCTTCTCTAG